Proteins encoded by one window of Pseudonocardia sp. HH130629-09:
- a CDS encoding sensor histidine kinase, with product MCAVNGSVAATPNTSIVTGQYGRHARRCGARATSAGLGDVRRKGAHAPDPESETRRAGAARQHLAGALHDEIGPLLFAIAAGTQRARALHGDDAAELRRTLDTISDQVLAASDRMREILAAAAPADPAEAVPAAIERDLVDLRSRSSLDVRLVVRGFARRLTARQEAAVLTCARQGLYNIERHAGATRVVVTLTYSPETVTLVVLDDGRGVGTGPGLSAVPDGGNRWGSASMRREAEQNGGEISLRDVEDGTALRLRLPV from the coding sequence ATGTGCGCAGTCAACGGCAGTGTCGCCGCCACGCCGAACACATCGATCGTCACCGGACAGTACGGACGGCACGCCCGGCGATGCGGCGCACGAGCCACCTCGGCCGGACTCGGCGACGTCCGCCGGAAGGGAGCCCACGCACCCGATCCGGAATCGGAGACCCGGCGTGCCGGGGCGGCACGCCAGCACCTCGCCGGGGCGCTGCACGACGAGATCGGGCCCCTGCTGTTCGCGATCGCCGCCGGAACCCAACGGGCGCGGGCACTGCACGGCGACGACGCCGCCGAGCTCCGCAGGACCCTCGACACGATCTCCGACCAGGTCCTGGCCGCCTCGGACCGCATGCGGGAGATTCTGGCTGCGGCGGCACCTGCCGACCCCGCCGAAGCGGTCCCGGCCGCCATCGAGCGTGACCTGGTGGACCTGCGGTCCCGCAGCTCCCTCGACGTCCGGCTCGTCGTCCGCGGCTTCGCCCGTCGGCTGACTGCCCGGCAGGAGGCTGCTGTCCTCACCTGTGCCCGGCAGGGGCTGTACAACATCGAGCGCCACGCGGGCGCGACCCGGGTGGTGGTGACACTGACCTACTCACCGGAGACCGTCACCCTGGTCGTCCTCGACGACGGTCGCGGTGTCGGCACCGGACCCGGCCTGTCCGCGGTGCCCGACGGCGGGAACCGATGGGGGTCGGCATCCATGCGGCGCGAGGCCGAGCAGAACGGCGGCGAGATCTCGCTCCGGGACGTCGAGGACGGCACCGCGCTCCGCCTCCGGCTCCCGGTCTGA
- a CDS encoding LuxR C-terminal-related transcriptional regulator, which translates to MTRTDGRAGVFVVDDHPVVADGVTALLAATTDLTVIGSSTERPMAITQVERIRPAVVLLDLRMHGNYAPGMPAAIKGVAPDTRVLLHTATEEPEPVQAALTAGADGVVYKDSRLLVEALRAVLAEDVPFVDPRLGLRDPVRGDGRSALQVLSPREYELLCAIADGRSTREMARDLFLTESTVRSYLKSLFTKLGVHSRVEALAEARRLALI; encoded by the coding sequence GTGACGAGGACCGACGGCAGGGCCGGGGTGTTCGTGGTCGACGACCACCCCGTGGTCGCCGACGGGGTCACGGCACTGCTCGCGGCCACCACGGACCTCACGGTGATCGGGTCGTCGACCGAGCGACCGATGGCGATCACACAGGTGGAGCGGATACGTCCGGCCGTGGTCCTGCTCGACCTCCGCATGCACGGGAACTATGCACCGGGCATGCCCGCCGCGATCAAGGGAGTGGCGCCCGACACCCGCGTCCTGCTGCACACCGCGACCGAGGAACCGGAACCGGTTCAGGCCGCCCTCACCGCAGGTGCCGACGGTGTCGTGTACAAGGACAGCCGCCTGCTGGTCGAAGCCCTGCGGGCCGTCCTGGCCGAGGACGTGCCGTTCGTCGACCCGAGGCTGGGTCTCCGTGACCCGGTTCGCGGGGACGGGCGGTCGGCACTCCAGGTCCTGTCGCCCCGGGAGTACGAGCTGCTGTGCGCCATCGCCGACGGCCGGTCGACCAGGGAGATGGCACGGGACCTCTTCCTCACCGAGAGCACCGTTCGCAGCTACCTGAAGTCGTTGTTCACCAAGCTCGGCGTGCACAGCCGGGTCGAGGCGCTCGCCGAGGCTCGCAGGCTCGCGCTGATCTGA
- a CDS encoding galactose oxidase early set domain-containing protein, which yields MRRPRSAGRRLIAFATVAALATAGGVATAPGVLAAPGGDPSSEGSWSVPFEEGGAETPRCEVVPSDNPGDTRDRLRCKLAAVTTAALPDGRILYGNGIESEENAEESVVPALSAEARDGRTRVLDLRDGTPSWSTPENETTDGDNPTIESGRTSDDCLTDAPFGVAGVPGRGGDGLVGSVNEQLGGPAAEPTCAPDDVPLNDGDIFCADIAQLPDGRNLLVGGTDWYNEPSILEKADGDPLNVGVIELEGLRSARTFDSKTDRWDATAPMKFGRWYPSVTTMPDGRMTVVSGTVKLIKSTQGSQVRRTETYDPASEQWTEDYTGPASEKTLPQNARMYLTPNGKIFYSGDGQMFGPFGQAVDEALFAQQGFFNPETKEWENTGITLPRSSPASVALPMKAPYDSMTILRAGGTFGPPPGTYVGTPTTTLTTVDKAGNVTNTPGPTLAEGRWFTQPTPLPDGKVLLTSGARNDEVVFPGGELPVKQPELYDPASNSFTAMALPERARTYHNNALLLPNGQVLVGGNSPISLGYSVQRDAVPGVTGNNDKDPSFEIFSPPYLHKGDRPGIDGVQKGIAWGEDFAVRTDDASSIDKVVLMRMPSPQRVMDNDTRTRELPFTKENEGGLRASAPQDGVAAPPGYYYYLFVNRSDGDGGSVPSVARIVKVSDRSDRAEAIQPMGPETVEGFEPNGATRTEANTLLGNPPNPLETPTVPGQRDPLGVPPGVPGVTEPVPDTTGSGIGEGEPNLNGDGTEPEQGPPGGVTQEPEPGLLPKLPLGGSETRRRPRAGHHRRTPRTRS from the coding sequence ATGAGACGACCGAGATCGGCGGGACGGAGACTGATCGCGTTCGCGACAGTTGCCGCGCTCGCGACCGCGGGTGGAGTGGCCACCGCCCCGGGTGTGCTCGCCGCGCCCGGTGGAGACCCTTCTTCAGAGGGGTCCTGGTCCGTCCCGTTCGAGGAGGGCGGCGCGGAGACCCCGCGGTGTGAGGTCGTCCCGAGCGACAACCCGGGCGACACCCGTGACCGCCTCCGGTGTAAGCTCGCGGCCGTCACGACGGCGGCCCTGCCTGACGGCCGGATCCTGTACGGCAACGGCATCGAGAGCGAGGAGAACGCCGAGGAATCGGTGGTCCCCGCGCTCTCGGCGGAGGCCCGGGACGGCCGGACGCGGGTTCTGGACCTGCGGGACGGCACGCCGTCGTGGAGCACTCCGGAGAACGAGACCACCGACGGGGACAACCCGACGATCGAGTCCGGCCGGACCAGCGACGACTGCCTCACGGACGCGCCGTTCGGCGTCGCCGGTGTGCCCGGTCGCGGCGGTGATGGGCTCGTCGGCTCGGTCAACGAGCAGCTCGGCGGGCCGGCAGCAGAGCCCACCTGTGCCCCCGACGACGTCCCGCTCAATGACGGCGACATCTTCTGCGCCGACATCGCTCAGCTCCCGGACGGCCGTAACCTCCTGGTCGGAGGCACGGACTGGTACAACGAGCCGTCGATCCTGGAGAAGGCCGACGGCGATCCGCTCAACGTGGGGGTCATCGAGCTGGAGGGGCTGCGCAGCGCGCGGACCTTCGATTCCAAGACCGATCGCTGGGACGCCACGGCGCCGATGAAGTTCGGTCGTTGGTACCCCTCGGTCACGACCATGCCCGACGGTCGGATGACCGTCGTCAGCGGCACGGTCAAGCTGATCAAGTCGACGCAGGGCTCCCAGGTCCGACGCACCGAGACCTATGACCCGGCATCCGAGCAGTGGACCGAGGACTACACCGGTCCGGCGTCGGAGAAGACCCTGCCGCAGAACGCACGGATGTACCTGACTCCCAACGGCAAGATCTTCTACAGCGGCGACGGCCAGATGTTCGGGCCGTTCGGCCAGGCGGTGGACGAGGCGCTGTTCGCACAGCAGGGCTTCTTCAACCCCGAGACCAAGGAGTGGGAGAACACCGGCATCACGCTGCCGCGCAGCTCGCCGGCATCGGTCGCGTTGCCGATGAAGGCCCCGTACGACTCGATGACGATCCTGCGGGCAGGTGGCACTTTCGGACCGCCCCCGGGCACCTATGTCGGGACCCCGACCACCACGCTGACGACGGTGGACAAGGCCGGGAACGTGACCAACACGCCCGGGCCGACCCTGGCAGAGGGACGTTGGTTCACCCAGCCCACTCCGCTGCCCGACGGCAAGGTCCTGCTGACCAGCGGAGCCCGCAACGACGAAGTCGTGTTCCCGGGTGGTGAGCTCCCGGTCAAGCAACCCGAACTCTACGACCCGGCGAGTAACTCGTTCACCGCGATGGCGTTGCCGGAGCGGGCGCGGACCTACCACAACAACGCGCTGCTGCTGCCGAACGGCCAGGTGCTGGTCGGCGGCAACTCCCCGATCTCGCTGGGCTACAGCGTTCAGCGCGACGCGGTCCCCGGAGTCACCGGGAACAACGACAAGGACCCGTCGTTCGAGATCTTCTCCCCGCCCTACCTGCACAAGGGCGACCGGCCAGGCATCGACGGTGTCCAGAAGGGCATCGCGTGGGGCGAGGACTTCGCCGTCCGCACCGACGACGCGTCGTCGATCGACAAGGTCGTGCTGATGCGCATGCCGTCCCCGCAGCGCGTGATGGACAACGACACCCGGACCCGCGAGCTGCCGTTCACGAAGGAGAACGAGGGAGGTCTGCGGGCGTCCGCGCCGCAGGACGGGGTTGCCGCCCCGCCCGGCTACTACTACTACCTCTTCGTCAATCGCTCGGACGGTGACGGCGGCTCGGTGCCCTCGGTGGCCCGCATCGTCAAGGTGTCCGACCGCTCCGACAGGGCCGAGGCGATCCAGCCGATGGGACCGGAGACGGTCGAGGGGTTCGAGCCGAACGGTGCCACCCGGACCGAAGCCAACACGCTGCTCGGCAACCCGCCGAACCCGTTGGAGACCCCGACCGTTCCCGGGCAGCGGGACCCGCTCGGCGTACCGCCGGGCGTCCCGGGCGTCACCGAGCCCGTTCCGGACACCACCGGGAGCGGGATCGGTGAGGGGGAGCCGAACCTGAACGGTGACGGAACGGAGCCCGAGCAGGGCCCGCCGGGCGGGGTCACGCAGGAACCGGAACCGGGTCTGTTGCCGAAGCTCCCGCTCGGGGGCAGCGAGACCCGGCGCCGTCCGCGAGCCGGCCATCATCGACGCACTCCGAGGACCCGCTCATGA
- a CDS encoding CHY zinc finger protein, which produces MQISGLHLAVFARRCERGGPVDPGRPAGRSVPAEPVPGHLGGIAARSCGTPGAGHAGGACVRAPARRGRAARLPDGDRATSSGPCTPWARRGGDDLPDGGPDRGGGWGGAGTRPGPGTDRRGGAGSRPARRPRGRRARRGDGRGPTAATRPGWRRPPRSSCAGGPVWSSPTGCVRRPPRSAFRCCDRYYPCFRCHAAHSDHPIRRWPSDERGCRAILCGVCRSELRIDDYARLGSRPGCGAPFNPRCRPHTRPATATPAAPGPRRSPRRPTWSRRSSTSHRR; this is translated from the coding sequence GTGCAGATCAGCGGATTACATCTCGCCGTCTTCGCTCGTCGGTGCGAGCGGGGCGGGCCAGTCGACCCTGGCCGTCCTGCTGGCCGGTCTGTCCCCGCCGAGCCGGTGCCGGGTCACCTGGGCGGGATCGCCGCCCGGTCCTGCGGCACCCCTGGTGCTGGTCACGCGGGAGGCGCATGTGTTCGCGCGCCCGCTCGTCGAGGACGTGCGGCTCGGCTGCCCGACGGCGACCGGGCGACGTCGAGCGGGCCCTGCACGCCGTGGGCGCGGCGTGGGGGCGACGACCTGCCCGACGGCGGTCCGGACCGTGGTGGGGGGTGGGGGGGAGCCGGGACACGACCTGGACCCGGCACGGACCGCAGAGGTGGCGCTGGTTCGCGCCCTGCTCGCCGACCCCGCGGTCGTCGTGCTCGCCGAGGCGACGGTCGAGGCCCGACAGCCGCGACGCGACCCGGCTGGAGGAGGCCGCCGCGGTCGTCCTGCGCGGGCGGACCGGTCTGGTCGTCGCCCACCGGCTGCGTCAGGCGGCCGCCGCGGTCCGCGTTCCGGTGCTGCGACCGCTACTACCCGTGCTTCCGGTGCCACGCCGCGCACTCCGACCATCCGATACGACGGTGGCCGTCCGACGAACGGGGGTGCCGGGCGATCCTGTGCGGGGTGTGTCGTTCCGAGCTCCGAATCGACGACTACGCCCGTCTCGGATCCCGTCCGGGCTGCGGCGCTCCCTTCAACCCACGGTGCCGTCCCCACACCCGCCCGGCCACGGCGACGCCGGCGGCCCCCGGCCCCCGGCGGTCGCCTCGCCGTCCGACGTGGTCGCGTCGGTCCTCGACCTCCCACCGGCGATGA
- a CDS encoding LLM class flavin-dependent oxidoreductase, translating to MRLGYLTHVTGDDPSRTYRETIRLAERAEELGYDSFWVAQHHDGHLGGRLPSPLVLLAAVAERTRLIRLGTAVVALPLEDPRRLAEDAGVLDALSGGRLELGIGAGADPDAARRFGRHHDDRHRDTVAALDVLLETLPTALAAQRVWWATGSASSVDAAAVRGVGVLSGRPPSSHGGVVSDLARYWTYARGVPRVALSRPLPAGHSTGRVIDELLADPALPWAGEIIVQAQPSTVRADVHDEVMERTARFVRPFLGVAGPAHGAAVVEAVDTDDDHPPAMRPRPVLRPHREV from the coding sequence ATGCGGCTCGGTTACCTCACGCACGTCACCGGTGACGATCCGTCACGCACCTACCGCGAGACGATCCGGCTGGCGGAGCGGGCCGAGGAACTCGGGTACGACTCGTTCTGGGTGGCCCAGCACCACGACGGGCACCTCGGCGGGCGGTTGCCGTCGCCACTGGTCCTGCTGGCCGCGGTGGCCGAGCGTACCCGGCTGATCCGGCTCGGGACCGCGGTCGTCGCGCTGCCGCTGGAGGACCCGCGCCGGCTCGCGGAGGACGCCGGGGTGCTCGATGCCCTGTCCGGCGGGCGACTGGAGCTGGGCATAGGGGCGGGAGCCGATCCCGACGCGGCGCGACGCTTCGGGCGTCACCACGACGACCGGCACCGCGACACCGTCGCCGCGCTCGACGTCCTGCTGGAGACGCTGCCGACGGCGCTCGCCGCGCAGCGGGTGTGGTGGGCGACGGGGTCGGCGTCATCGGTGGACGCCGCCGCGGTCCGCGGGGTGGGAGTGCTGTCGGGCAGGCCGCCGTCGTCGCACGGCGGCGTCGTCTCCGACCTGGCCCGGTACTGGACCTACGCCCGCGGGGTCCCCCGGGTCGCGCTGTCCCGGCCGCTCCCGGCGGGCCACTCGACCGGCCGGGTCATCGACGAGCTGCTGGCCGACCCCGCGCTGCCGTGGGCGGGCGAGATCATCGTCCAGGCCCAGCCGTCGACGGTGCGGGCCGACGTCCACGACGAGGTGATGGAGCGGACCGCGCGCTTCGTGCGGCCGTTCCTCGGGGTGGCCGGGCCGGCGCACGGGGCCGCGGTCGTCGAGGCGGTCGACACCGACGACGACCACCCGCCCGCGATGCGGCCGCGGCCGGTGTTGCGACCCCACCGTGAGGTGTGA
- a CDS encoding TetR/AcrR family transcriptional regulator, with product MEDRPAETGTRDRLLRAAADLIAASPGESVPLRAICDAAGVRLPTLYHFFGSKEGLLDAVVEHGFEQYLSAKRAQESSGDPIQDIRDGWDAHVAFGIANPGFYALMYGQVTPGRRPAAQDGPSAALLGLTREADRRGRLTVTPERAAAHILAANVGVTLRQIITARPDPGLSSDMREATLAAITGGPGERAPGDPGVGAAAAALLALPDDNDVLGVPETVLLKKWLAELARRG from the coding sequence GTGGAAGATCGACCGGCGGAGACCGGGACCCGGGACCGGCTCCTGCGGGCGGCCGCCGACCTCATCGCGGCGTCGCCGGGGGAGAGCGTGCCGCTGCGGGCGATCTGCGACGCCGCCGGTGTGCGCCTCCCGACGCTGTACCACTTCTTCGGCAGCAAGGAAGGCCTGCTCGACGCCGTCGTCGAGCACGGGTTCGAGCAGTACCTGTCCGCGAAGCGGGCCCAGGAGTCCAGCGGGGACCCGATCCAGGACATCCGCGACGGATGGGACGCCCACGTCGCGTTCGGCATCGCGAACCCCGGCTTCTACGCCCTCATGTACGGCCAGGTCACACCCGGGCGACGGCCCGCGGCCCAGGACGGGCCGTCCGCGGCCCTGCTCGGTCTGACCCGCGAGGCCGACCGCCGGGGACGGCTGACCGTGACCCCGGAACGCGCCGCGGCGCACATCCTGGCCGCCAACGTCGGCGTCACCCTGCGCCAGATCATCACCGCACGCCCGGACCCCGGGCTGTCGTCCGACATGCGGGAGGCCACCCTCGCCGCGATCACCGGCGGACCGGGCGAGCGCGCGCCCGGGGATCCAGGCGTCGGTGCGGCAGCGGCGGCCCTGCTCGCGCTGCCGGACGACAACGACGTCCTCGGGGTGCCCGAGACGGTGTTGCTCAAGAAGTGGCTGGCCGAGCTCGCGCGCCGGGGGTGA
- a CDS encoding SDR family oxidoreductase, producing MTTQSLQGRNVLVAAGGKNLGGLISSQAAEAGANVAIHYNSESSRAEAEETLKAVEAAGREGVLLQGDLTVPAEVEKLFADATGSLGSIDVAVNAVGKVLRKPIVETTEAEYDSMFDINSKAAYFFIKEAGRSVSDNGSIITIVTALLAAFTDGYSTYAGGKSPVEHFTRAASKEFADRGISVNSIAPGPMDTPFFYPQETPERVEFHKSQAMGGRLTRIEDIAPIVRFLATEGHWITGQTIFANGGYTTR from the coding sequence ATGACCACACAGTCGTTGCAGGGCCGGAACGTGCTCGTCGCTGCGGGCGGCAAGAACCTCGGGGGCCTGATCAGCAGTCAGGCCGCCGAGGCGGGGGCGAACGTCGCGATCCACTACAATTCCGAGTCCTCGCGCGCCGAGGCCGAGGAGACCCTGAAGGCGGTCGAGGCCGCGGGCCGCGAGGGTGTGCTGCTGCAGGGGGACCTGACCGTCCCGGCGGAGGTCGAGAAGCTCTTCGCGGACGCGACGGGCTCGCTGGGCTCGATCGACGTCGCCGTCAACGCCGTCGGCAAGGTGCTCCGCAAGCCGATCGTGGAGACCACCGAGGCCGAGTACGACTCGATGTTCGACATCAACTCCAAGGCCGCGTACTTCTTCATCAAGGAGGCGGGCCGCAGCGTCTCCGACAACGGCTCGATCATCACGATCGTCACGGCGCTGCTGGCCGCCTTCACCGACGGCTACTCCACCTACGCCGGTGGGAAGTCCCCGGTCGAGCACTTCACCCGCGCCGCGTCCAAGGAGTTCGCCGACCGCGGCATCTCGGTGAACAGCATCGCGCCCGGTCCGATGGACACCCCGTTCTTCTACCCGCAGGAGACCCCGGAGCGGGTCGAGTTCCACAAGTCGCAGGCGATGGGCGGGCGGCTCACCAGGATCGAGGACATCGCCCCGATCGTCCGGTTCCTCGCCACCGAGGGGCACTGGATCACCGGTCAGACGATCTTCGCCAACGGCGGCTACACCACGCGGTGA
- a CDS encoding metal-dependent hydrolase — protein MGRTHALSGAVLGLAVCSAVPPPPVLVPVVVMVCALAAFAPDLDHPSSVAARALPPVTWLLCRVIRWLSRVTTGVSHRGLSHSPVFAAAVGLLAWWGTGYLLPGQTAVWTGVAAGAGCWIGAIGDELTSNGNRFAFWPLAGIRWPRMLRFRTGGTGEHVVVGLLAVTGVALMTGTWAF, from the coding sequence ATGGGGCGTACGCACGCGTTGTCGGGTGCGGTGCTGGGGCTCGCGGTGTGCTCGGCGGTGCCGCCGCCACCGGTGCTGGTGCCGGTGGTCGTGATGGTGTGCGCGCTGGCCGCGTTCGCGCCGGACCTGGATCATCCGTCGAGCGTCGCGGCGCGGGCGCTGCCGCCGGTGACCTGGCTGCTGTGCCGGGTGATCCGGTGGCTGTCGCGGGTGACGACCGGGGTGTCGCACCGCGGGCTGTCGCACTCGCCGGTCTTCGCGGCCGCGGTCGGGCTGCTGGCGTGGTGGGGGACCGGTTACCTGCTGCCCGGTCAGACGGCGGTCTGGACCGGCGTCGCGGCCGGTGCGGGCTGCTGGATCGGTGCGATCGGCGACGAGCTGACCTCGAACGGGAACCGGTTCGCGTTCTGGCCGTTGGCGGGGATCCGCTGGCCGCGGATGCTGCGGTTCCGGACCGGCGGGACCGGGGAACACGTCGTCGTCGGATTGCTGGCGGTCACGGGGGTCGCGCTGATGACCGGCACCTGGGCGTTCTGA
- a CDS encoding FAD-binding protein, whose amino-acid sequence MTQRWRNWAGNQRTRPIRTVRARDTGDVVDAVRRAAEQGLRVRPLGSGHSFTGIGVPDGVALAVPADPAGLRCDGALVTVPAGVTLHTLNRWLWARGRALPNLGDIDAQTVAGAISTGTHGAGAGYRGIADAVRGLLLVDGTGTVHTLDTTREPDLFDLARVGLGALGVIVEVTLETVPAFHLHACETARPLAEVLDGLDALAAAHDHVEFYWFPHTITAVLKTNHRTGATGPRRSRAAALVGDELLGNGALALVIHGAAD is encoded by the coding sequence GTGACGCAGCGGTGGCGCAACTGGGCGGGCAACCAGCGCACCCGTCCGATCAGGACGGTCCGGGCGCGCGACACCGGCGACGTCGTCGACGCCGTCCGCCGGGCCGCCGAACAGGGACTGCGGGTGCGTCCGCTCGGCAGCGGCCACTCCTTCACCGGGATCGGCGTGCCCGACGGCGTCGCGCTCGCGGTGCCCGCCGACCCGGCCGGGCTGCGCTGCGACGGCGCGCTCGTGACCGTCCCGGCCGGGGTCACCCTGCACACGCTCAACCGGTGGCTGTGGGCGCGCGGACGGGCGCTGCCGAACCTCGGCGACATCGATGCCCAGACCGTCGCCGGCGCGATCTCCACCGGCACCCACGGAGCCGGCGCCGGGTACCGCGGCATCGCCGACGCGGTGCGCGGGCTGCTCCTCGTCGACGGCACCGGCACGGTGCACACACTCGACACGACCCGCGAGCCCGACCTGTTCGACCTGGCCAGGGTGGGGCTCGGGGCGCTCGGGGTGATCGTCGAGGTGACCCTGGAGACCGTCCCCGCTTTCCACCTGCACGCCTGCGAGACCGCCCGCCCGCTCGCCGAGGTCCTCGACGGCCTCGACGCGCTCGCCGCGGCACACGACCACGTCGAGTTCTATTGGTTCCCGCACACCATCACCGCGGTGCTGAAGACCAACCACCGGACCGGCGCGACCGGCCCCCGCCGCAGCCGGGCCGCCGCCCTCGTCGGCGACGAGCTGCTCGGCAACGGCGCGTTAGCCCTGGTGATTCACGGAGCTGCGGATTGA
- a CDS encoding IS1380 family transposase, with the protein MQTTSTRPPVIVTADGAGVVSHVGSRLLADVADRTTLTSELSTALAPLRRARARHDPGRVLVDLAVAVADGATRICEIAVLADQGAVFGSVASDSTCWRLLDKLDERRLSSIAAGRARAREVVWAQHADVDGRAFPAARVAGRDLRRHGRDVLVIDLDATIVIAHSEKEQATPTFKKTFGYHPMLAFCDNTGEFLAARLRRGNAGANTAADHINVLDDALAQIPDAFRHGHPILVRTDTAGATKAFLAHIRAQQDTAVSCEFSVGWAVTDRERTVISLVPKTVWAEAVDADGGHRDGAGLAEITGLLPASALVDYPAGTRVVVRRERPHPGAQLDAFEERDGWRYTAFATDTRVGQLAFLDARHRAHARVEDRIRCGKDTGLNHFPSRSFAVNAAWLTVVMLAVDLITWTQRLLLDGDLAKVEPKALRYRLLHTAARITRGQRRVWVRIQRSWPWAVDLARAFARLCALPVPAG; encoded by the coding sequence GTGCAGACTACAAGCACGCGCCCACCGGTCATCGTGACCGCCGACGGCGCTGGGGTGGTGTCGCACGTCGGGTCGCGTCTGCTGGCCGATGTCGCCGACCGGACCACGTTGACCAGTGAACTCTCGACCGCGCTCGCACCGCTGCGACGAGCTCGGGCGCGTCATGATCCGGGGCGGGTGCTGGTCGATCTGGCCGTCGCGGTCGCCGACGGGGCCACGAGGATCTGCGAGATCGCGGTCCTGGCCGATCAGGGCGCGGTGTTCGGGTCGGTGGCATCGGACTCGACCTGCTGGCGACTGCTCGACAAGCTCGACGAGCGCCGGTTGTCCTCGATCGCGGCGGGGCGGGCGCGGGCCCGGGAGGTGGTCTGGGCCCAGCACGCCGACGTCGATGGTCGCGCGTTTCCCGCGGCTCGGGTCGCCGGCCGCGACCTGCGCCGGCACGGCCGGGACGTGCTGGTGATCGATCTCGACGCCACGATCGTCATCGCCCACAGCGAGAAGGAACAGGCCACGCCCACGTTCAAGAAGACGTTCGGGTATCACCCGATGCTGGCGTTCTGCGACAACACCGGCGAGTTCCTCGCCGCCCGCTTGCGCCGCGGGAACGCCGGTGCGAACACCGCCGCGGATCACATCAACGTGCTCGACGACGCGCTCGCCCAGATCCCTGACGCGTTCCGTCACGGGCACCCGATCCTGGTCCGCACCGACACCGCGGGCGCCACGAAAGCCTTCCTCGCCCACATCCGAGCGCAACAAGACACAGCGGTGAGCTGTGAGTTCTCCGTCGGCTGGGCCGTCACCGACCGCGAACGCACCGTGATCAGCCTGGTCCCGAAGACGGTGTGGGCCGAGGCGGTCGACGCTGACGGCGGGCACCGTGACGGCGCCGGGCTGGCCGAGATCACCGGCTTGCTCCCCGCCTCCGCGTTGGTCGACTACCCGGCCGGGACCCGCGTTGTCGTCCGTCGCGAACGGCCGCATCCCGGCGCGCAGCTCGATGCGTTCGAGGAGCGTGACGGCTGGCGCTACACCGCGTTCGCCACCGACACCCGCGTCGGGCAGCTCGCCTTCCTCGACGCCCGCCACCGCGCCCACGCCCGGGTCGAGGACCGGATCCGCTGCGGCAAGGACACCGGCCTCAACCACTTCCCGTCCCGGTCCTTCGCCGTCAACGCGGCGTGGTTGACCGTGGTCATGCTCGCGGTCGACCTGATCACCTGGACCCAGCGCCTGCTTCTCGACGGCGACCTGGCGAAGGTCGAGCCGAAGGCGTTGCGCTACCGGTTGTTGCACACCGCCGCGCGGATCACCCGCGGGCAACGCCGAGTCTGGGTCCGTATCCAACGGTCCTGGCCCTGGGCGGTCGATCTCGCCCGCGCGTTCGCGCGGCTGTGCGCGTTGCCTGTTCCTGCTGGTTGA
- a CDS encoding D-arabinono-1,4-lactone oxidase — protein MGSEITGTAREESGLGLVQRVAAAAPPLVPRLNRVMAGQMAAGEYVAPSYAVFCSPRRVRFLEMEYAVPRAALGDAFAGLRAAAARHAADVAFPVEVRVLGGDDIGLSTAYGRDTAYLAVHVHARRPHEAYFGAVESVLSALDGRPHWGKLHTRTAAQLRPRYPRFDAFVAARDRLDPEGRFRNPYLDRVLGVPCTSTP, from the coding sequence TTGGGGTCGGAGATCACCGGCACAGCCCGTGAAGAGTCCGGGTTAGGGCTGGTCCAGCGGGTCGCCGCGGCGGCACCGCCGTTGGTGCCGCGGCTCAACCGGGTCATGGCCGGGCAGATGGCCGCCGGGGAGTACGTGGCCCCGTCCTACGCGGTGTTCTGCAGCCCGCGCCGCGTGCGGTTCCTGGAGATGGAGTACGCCGTGCCGCGGGCCGCGCTCGGTGACGCGTTCGCCGGGCTGCGGGCCGCCGCCGCCCGGCACGCCGCGGACGTCGCGTTCCCCGTCGAGGTCCGGGTGCTCGGCGGCGACGACATCGGGCTGTCCACCGCGTACGGACGCGACACCGCCTACCTCGCGGTGCACGTCCACGCGCGACGCCCGCACGAGGCCTACTTCGGCGCCGTCGAGTCGGTGCTGTCCGCACTGGACGGACGTCCGCACTGGGGCAAGCTGCACACCCGCACCGCGGCGCAGCTGCGGCCCCGCTACCCGCGGTTCGACGCGTTCGTCGCCGCGCGGGACCGGCTCGACCCGGAGGGCCGGTTCCGCAACCCCTACCTCGACCGGGTCCTGGGGGTTCCGTGCACGTCGACGCCCTGA